A DNA window from Amycolatopsis sp. DSM 110486 contains the following coding sequences:
- a CDS encoding GntR family transcriptional regulator: MEQTPTPLTRQVAARIVGYIRETAAEPGTRLVERTLAAHLRVSRSPVRAALRLLADEGVVAVAEPGGGHTVARPVTELTVETGEEDEEQYLRIASDRLDGELPDRVSESELARRYALTPAQVTAVLRRISGEGWIERLPGYGWEFQPMLTSQESYEDSYRFRLALEPAALLEPGFAVDQAAIEVVRAQQLELAEGAAHTVTNTELFARNRAFHEAVVACSHNTFFIDSLRRVDNLRRLIEYRRTLPRDRAAVRCREHVDIADLLLTGRTADAAEYLRRHLSTVGVEKTAGPGY; the protein is encoded by the coding sequence GTGGAACAGACCCCGACCCCGCTCACCCGGCAGGTCGCGGCGCGCATCGTGGGCTACATCCGCGAGACCGCGGCCGAGCCGGGCACGCGGCTGGTGGAGCGCACCCTGGCCGCGCACCTGCGTGTTTCGCGTTCACCCGTGCGCGCGGCGCTGCGCCTGCTGGCAGACGAAGGGGTGGTGGCCGTCGCCGAGCCCGGCGGCGGCCACACCGTGGCCCGCCCCGTCACCGAGCTCACCGTCGAGACCGGTGAGGAGGACGAGGAGCAGTACCTGCGCATCGCGTCGGACCGGCTCGACGGCGAGCTGCCCGACCGCGTGAGTGAGAGCGAGCTGGCGCGCCGCTACGCCCTCACGCCGGCCCAGGTGACGGCCGTGCTGCGCCGCATCTCCGGCGAGGGCTGGATCGAGCGGCTGCCCGGCTACGGCTGGGAGTTCCAGCCGATGCTGACGTCGCAGGAGTCCTATGAGGACAGCTACCGCTTCCGTCTCGCGCTCGAGCCCGCGGCGCTGCTGGAACCCGGCTTCGCCGTGGACCAGGCGGCCATCGAAGTCGTTCGCGCGCAACAACTCGAGCTCGCCGAGGGCGCCGCGCACACCGTGACCAACACCGAGCTGTTCGCCCGCAACCGCGCCTTCCACGAGGCCGTGGTGGCGTGCAGCCACAACACGTTCTTCATCGATTCGCTGCGCCGCGTGGACAACCTGCGCCGTCTGATCGAGTACCGGCGCACGCTCCCGCGCGACCGGGCCGCGGTGCGCTGCCGCGAGCACGTCGACATCGCGGACCTGCTGCTGACCGGCCGGACCGCCGACGCGGCGGAGTACCTGCGGAGGCACCTGAGCACCGTCGGCGTGGAGAAAACGGCCGGCCCCGGTTACTAA
- a CDS encoding MurR/RpiR family transcriptional regulator — protein sequence MGNEEESLRARIARCLPKMSRAERTVAEYLRDHGRYAIFATAEQIGGATATSDATVVRTAKSLGFAGLMDLRRSLAREVALETSPSHRLLTELPDGATAGDAVVDKVFTDATERLAATWRLVQSDEFLHAVDLLDDAREVLSFGLGASSLVARYLTMRLVRMGRRARSTGATGFQLADDLLGLGPDDVVVLYIPGRILGEIEVLLDHAEEVGASVVLVSSSLGPLFGSRVDVSLTAPQSASNFTGEMLSAEVLTDALVLRLASRDENRATKTSELLTSLRSDLINGDLRAPRLPRGDGVAGSADRY from the coding sequence ATGGGGAACGAGGAAGAGTCGCTGCGCGCACGGATCGCGCGATGCCTGCCGAAGATGTCGCGGGCCGAGCGGACCGTCGCGGAGTACCTGCGCGACCACGGCCGTTACGCCATTTTCGCGACGGCCGAGCAGATCGGCGGCGCGACGGCGACCAGCGACGCGACCGTGGTGCGCACCGCGAAATCCCTGGGGTTCGCGGGGCTGATGGACCTGCGGCGCAGCCTGGCGCGCGAGGTCGCGCTGGAGACCAGCCCGTCGCACCGGCTGCTGACCGAGCTGCCCGACGGCGCCACCGCGGGCGATGCCGTGGTGGACAAGGTCTTCACCGACGCGACCGAGCGGCTGGCCGCCACCTGGCGGCTCGTGCAGTCCGACGAGTTCCTGCACGCGGTCGACCTGTTGGACGACGCGCGCGAGGTCCTCAGCTTCGGCCTGGGGGCCTCGAGCCTGGTCGCGCGGTACCTGACCATGCGCCTGGTCCGGATGGGCCGACGTGCGCGTTCCACGGGCGCCACGGGGTTCCAGCTGGCCGACGACCTGCTCGGCCTCGGCCCGGACGACGTCGTCGTGCTCTACATCCCCGGCCGGATCCTCGGCGAGATCGAGGTGCTGCTCGATCACGCCGAGGAGGTCGGCGCGAGCGTGGTGCTGGTGTCCAGCTCGCTGGGGCCGTTGTTCGGCTCCCGGGTGGACGTCTCGCTCACGGCCCCGCAGAGCGCCAGCAACTTCACCGGGGAGATGCTGAGCGCGGAGGTGCTCACCGACGCGTTGGTGCTGCGCCTGGCCTCCCGCGACGAAAACCGCGCGACGAAGACGTCGGAACTGCTGACTTCGCTGCGTTCCGACCTGATCAACGGTGATCTGCGCGCACCGCGCTTGCCGCGGGGCGACGGGGTCGCTGGCAGTGCCGATCGTTACTAA
- a CDS encoding PHB depolymerase family esterase, which produces MTSPQATPDSARVLDPTEFYYGGPTPFFALQSDQRFSYCLYVPSAHRTSETPLPLLVLMHGTQRTAERYRNDYREFAEENDTIVLAPLFPAGIAQPGDLHGFKRLSFEGIRYDLILLDIIAEVAARFRVDAERFYLHGFSGGGQFAHRFAYLHADRLAALSIGAPGRVTRIDPDVPWWLGTADVRELFGTDVQVESLRKLPVQMIVGGEDKDTWEIAEPGIDAGGDTRIERLTTLRKNFESNGIDVQFDVVPGVAHRGLMIQPVVKAFIAGELARRP; this is translated from the coding sequence ATGACGAGCCCCCAAGCGACGCCCGACTCCGCCCGAGTCCTCGACCCGACGGAGTTCTACTACGGCGGGCCGACGCCGTTTTTCGCGCTGCAGAGCGACCAGCGCTTTTCCTACTGCCTCTACGTGCCCAGCGCCCACCGCACCTCCGAGACGCCGCTGCCGCTGCTCGTCCTGATGCACGGCACCCAGCGCACCGCGGAGCGTTACCGCAACGACTACCGCGAGTTCGCGGAGGAGAACGACACGATCGTGCTCGCGCCGCTGTTCCCGGCGGGCATCGCGCAGCCCGGTGACCTGCACGGCTTCAAGCGCCTGAGCTTCGAAGGCATCCGCTACGACCTGATCCTGCTCGACATCATCGCCGAGGTCGCCGCGCGCTTCCGCGTGGACGCAGAGCGCTTCTACCTGCACGGCTTCTCCGGCGGCGGGCAGTTCGCGCACCGCTTCGCCTACCTCCACGCCGACCGGCTGGCCGCGTTGTCCATCGGCGCTCCGGGCCGCGTTACGCGGATCGACCCGGACGTCCCGTGGTGGCTGGGCACCGCCGACGTGCGCGAGCTGTTCGGCACCGACGTGCAGGTGGAGAGCCTGCGCAAGCTGCCGGTGCAGATGATCGTGGGCGGCGAGGACAAGGACACCTGGGAGATCGCGGAGCCGGGGATCGACGCCGGTGGTGACACGCGCATCGAGCGGCTGACCACCTTGCGCAAGAATTTCGAGAGCAACGGGATCGACGTGCAGTTCGACGTGGTGCCAGGGGTCGCGCACCGCGGGCTGATGATCCAGCCGGTGGTGAAGGCCTTCATCGCCGGGGAGCTGGCGCGCCGGCCGTAG